Proteins encoded in a region of the Prochlorothrix hollandica PCC 9006 = CALU 1027 genome:
- the csx10 gene encoding type III-D CRISPR-associated RAMP protein Csx10, translating to MNKLELTLTLKAPLAVGRQKPGGSMSEVERYVPGTVLRGTIAGQLLRQSHQANSDEDPGGDFTKLFTADEAVIFTHAYPTLPQQDSWTDNPQKVERCGVLPATAVSSKAKPGFKTKPDDPENLGVFDTLIDRFCTERLGLVYDPVDRKNDRVEQFLGFYGVKSHQTYESVSLETRLLTRVGINRRRATAEDEILYSIEVLNEVQLAKNDEKPNQNAKKQLNPTVLKSQVYSNNEKLLKNLQEYLSDLKVLYLGGSRSRGLGKVCLKVELANQGSKDLTNSLQARHRDFNKALVKRYGEWADAFGLKVKDKDALDPDRTFFSLDLQSDAILWDPWRRTTVISEAMLVEMLGIEGMLDHDVQLCGVYTSHDYRSGWNAAWGLMKDVDLVTNSGSVFFFSVPQEGFDDRWLPALERLEWLGVGERTTEGFGQVQVCSPFHTIFQENAV from the coding sequence ATGAATAAACTAGAGTTAACGTTGACCTTAAAAGCTCCTTTAGCCGTGGGTCGCCAGAAACCGGGGGGTTCGATGAGTGAGGTGGAGCGGTATGTACCGGGAACAGTGCTGCGGGGGACGATCGCGGGGCAACTACTCCGCCAATCTCACCAAGCCAATTCTGACGAGGATCCCGGTGGCGATTTTACGAAGCTGTTCACGGCGGATGAGGCGGTAATTTTCACCCATGCCTATCCCACACTGCCCCAGCAAGACTCCTGGACGGATAATCCCCAGAAGGTGGAGCGCTGTGGGGTCTTACCGGCTACAGCGGTCAGTTCTAAGGCAAAACCGGGCTTTAAGACGAAGCCTGATGATCCTGAGAATCTGGGGGTGTTTGATACGTTGATCGATCGCTTCTGTACAGAGCGGTTGGGCTTGGTCTATGACCCGGTGGATCGTAAAAACGATCGCGTTGAACAATTTTTGGGGTTCTATGGGGTTAAATCCCATCAAACCTATGAGTCAGTATCCCTGGAAACGCGACTACTAACGCGGGTGGGGATTAATCGACGACGAGCCACGGCGGAGGATGAAATTCTCTACAGTATTGAAGTCTTAAATGAGGTTCAGTTAGCCAAAAATGACGAAAAACCGAATCAAAATGCTAAAAAGCAACTTAATCCCACGGTTCTTAAAAGTCAGGTCTATTCTAATAATGAGAAGCTCCTTAAGAATTTACAAGAATATTTGAGTGACCTGAAGGTGCTTTACTTAGGGGGGTCCCGATCGCGGGGACTGGGTAAGGTCTGCTTAAAGGTTGAGCTAGCCAACCAAGGGTCTAAAGATCTAACAAATTCTCTGCAAGCTCGCCATCGGGATTTTAACAAGGCTTTGGTGAAGCGCTATGGCGAGTGGGCTGATGCGTTTGGTCTCAAGGTCAAGGATAAGGATGCGCTGGATCCAGATCGCACCTTTTTTAGCCTCGATCTCCAGTCTGATGCCATTTTGTGGGATCCGTGGCGCAGAACGACGGTGATTTCTGAGGCGATGCTGGTGGAGATGCTGGGGATTGAAGGGATGCTAGACCATGATGTGCAACTGTGTGGTGTGTATACCAGCCATGACTATCGATCGGGCTGGAATGCGGCCTGGGGACTGATGAAGGATGTGGATCTGGTGACGAATAGCGGCTCGGTGTTTTTCTTCAGTGTTCCGCAGGAGGGGTTTGACGATCGCTGGCTTCCGGCTCTGGAGCGCCTGGAGTGGCTCGGTGTGGGGGAGCGTACCACCGAGGGCTTCGGCCAAGTTCAAGTTTGTAGTCCGTTTCACACCATTTTTCAGGAGAACGCTGTATGA
- the csx7 gene encoding type III CRISPR-associated RAMP protein Csx7, with amino-acid sequence MFDTFTSRLELNGTLTTVTALRIGAGRSTEPIGSDIPVVKDALGHPFIPGSSFKGALRSRLESFLRGIYGNNRHKVADPSNEKEWSITAQEITALKKEHKQKEHKQKDQALTDDILKGTDRISALFGSPWLASKFQVRDLLVQDGAWFGQYQERDGVAIDRDTETADKLYNFQVVPPGTPFKVKIIVENAEEWELGLLVLGLSQFEQEQIPLGGGRSRGLGVVKLKIDDFWWFDSQKDDLLTYLQALVNQQQARYAKSDADIYAKSDADIEIYRELWAQALMDKIKGDFINTATLNQL; translated from the coding sequence ATGTTTGATACCTTTACTAGTCGCCTTGAACTCAACGGCACCCTGACCACCGTCACCGCCCTACGGATTGGGGCAGGCCGATCGACCGAACCCATCGGCTCCGACATTCCCGTTGTCAAAGATGCCCTAGGACACCCCTTTATTCCCGGATCCAGCTTCAAAGGTGCCCTGCGATCGCGCCTCGAAAGCTTCCTACGGGGCATCTATGGGAACAACCGTCACAAAGTGGCCGACCCCAGCAACGAAAAAGAATGGTCCATCACTGCGCAGGAGATAACTGCCCTCAAAAAAGAACATAAACAAAAAGAACATAAACAAAAGGATCAAGCCCTCACTGACGACATTTTGAAGGGAACCGATCGCATTTCTGCCCTATTTGGCTCCCCCTGGCTAGCCAGCAAATTCCAAGTGCGGGATCTGTTGGTGCAGGATGGGGCATGGTTTGGGCAATACCAGGAGCGGGATGGGGTCGCCATCGATCGAGACACCGAAACCGCCGACAAACTCTACAACTTCCAAGTCGTCCCCCCCGGCACCCCCTTCAAGGTCAAAATCATCGTCGAAAATGCCGAAGAATGGGAGCTAGGCTTGTTAGTCCTGGGCTTAAGCCAATTTGAGCAGGAGCAAATTCCCCTAGGGGGCGGTCGATCGCGGGGATTGGGAGTCGTAAAGCTCAAAATAGATGATTTTTGGTGGTTTGATAGCCAGAAAGACGACCTACTGACCTATCTCCAAGCTTTAGTGAACCAGCAGCAAGCTCGATATGCTAAGAGTGATGCAGACATCTATGCCAAGAGTGATGCAGACATCGAAATCTATCGAGAGTTGTGGGCGCAAGCCCTCATGGACAAGATTAAAGGTGATTTCATTAATACAGCAACCCTAAATCAGTTGTAA
- a CDS encoding TIGR02710 family CRISPR-associated CARF protein — protein MDRTALDQVIEQWQSLNNSEERSQFYDNHVFPALKEYVIPREQQKHPQAYDCLILSVGLSPEPIILSVLTFRPTQVCLLYTAESKKLLDRIIDEANLKASQIEMAEISETRLQNIYQKIREVYEKWERPTRIAVDPTGGTKAMVAGCTLAGNLIGADLVYVSSDYNTILRKPNPGSESLILLDNPYDVFGDLEFTKAQALFRQLDYSSSKIILENLEHKTSTPDRYKPLALLCSAYAHWDDLKIKDSVTDLRLSKDCLQRYLRLKTDSTILSSYPTILEQQIQTLENLDLSLNELGENKTVALSKPNLYLPLMGTLRACAIRQEKRGKRDVATLLWYRLLELLSQQRLSTYGLDTKCPDYNNSQLQNKISSDSLLEKYITCGLSTSKKGVKPENMTELPNIIDLINGYKLLKALDDPLAIDQDLNRITNQVNIRNNSIFAHGFKPLNDNSFMSFKTLVESLVDIFKTIQPENQAYWNDCIFVEEIV, from the coding sequence ATGGATCGTACTGCTTTAGATCAGGTCATAGAGCAATGGCAGTCTCTAAATAATAGTGAAGAACGAAGTCAATTTTATGATAATCATGTTTTTCCTGCCCTAAAAGAATATGTCATTCCACGGGAGCAACAAAAACATCCTCAAGCCTATGACTGTCTAATTTTGAGCGTTGGTCTATCTCCCGAACCAATTATTTTGTCAGTTCTAACCTTCAGGCCAACTCAAGTTTGCCTACTATATACGGCTGAGTCTAAAAAACTCCTTGATCGAATTATAGATGAGGCAAATCTCAAGGCCAGCCAAATTGAAATGGCTGAAATCAGTGAGACTCGACTTCAGAATATCTATCAAAAGATTCGTGAAGTCTATGAGAAGTGGGAAAGACCCACACGCATTGCAGTGGATCCAACCGGTGGAACCAAAGCAATGGTTGCAGGTTGTACTCTTGCAGGTAACCTAATTGGAGCCGATTTAGTATATGTTAGTTCTGACTATAACACAATACTGCGTAAGCCTAATCCGGGCAGTGAGTCCTTAATTCTATTAGACAACCCGTATGATGTCTTTGGAGATCTTGAATTTACTAAGGCTCAAGCTTTATTTCGACAGCTAGACTATAGCAGTTCAAAAATAATTCTAGAGAATTTAGAACACAAAACATCTACACCCGATCGCTATAAACCACTGGCATTACTTTGCTCTGCTTATGCGCACTGGGATGATCTAAAAATAAAAGATTCAGTAACTGATCTTCGACTATCAAAGGATTGTCTTCAACGATATTTACGCCTTAAAACTGATTCTACTATCTTGTCATCTTACCCAACGATTCTAGAGCAACAGATTCAAACCTTAGAGAATCTAGACCTATCCTTGAATGAATTGGGAGAAAATAAAACAGTAGCTTTAAGTAAACCAAATCTCTATCTACCTTTAATGGGAACACTACGTGCTTGTGCAATTCGTCAGGAGAAGCGTGGTAAACGAGATGTTGCAACCTTACTTTGGTATCGTTTACTAGAATTACTAAGTCAGCAACGTCTTAGTACTTATGGTCTGGATACTAAATGTCCTGACTATAATAATAGTCAGTTACAAAATAAAATCAGCTCAGATTCATTGCTAGAAAAATACATTACTTGTGGTTTATCTACATCTAAAAAAGGAGTTAAGCCTGAGAATATGACTGAGTTGCCAAATATTATTGACTTAATCAATGGATACAAGTTGCTGAAAGCTCTTGATGATCCTTTAGCCATTGATCAAGATCTCAACAGAATCACTAATCAGGTAAATATACGGAACAATAGTATCTTTGCCCATGGCTTTAAGCCCTTGAATGATAATTCATTCATGAGCTTCAAGACACTAGTGGAAAGTTTGGTGGACATCTTTAAAACTATTCAGCCTGAGAACCAAGCCTATTGGAATGATTGTATCTTTGTGGAAGAGATAGTCTAG
- a CDS encoding RAMP superfamily CRISPR-associated protein: protein MIRLRNLIPVTDSTTDSTTDSNPFYGQPIDLTATVETALCVGAGGSSGSLADKPIVRNGRGQLVIPASQLKGRLRHGCERLARALGWPVCQSPRAENLCPQWADLSSDLSDLQIFERPDYQVPNYPKHHCLICQIFGNPVLPSRLIAEDLVCEVEPALLPEVLRPGVTLNRQRGTAEDQKLYFLETSPPHADLMFKGTLFLPSDAPEEALPLLLSALYQIHALGGSKSVGLGWVTWTVGNVDKLKPSAEQWQKLKGEQ, encoded by the coding sequence ATGATTAGACTCAGGAATTTAATACCGGTCACGGACTCCACCACGGACTCCACCACGGACTCCAACCCCTTTTACGGCCAGCCGATCGACCTCACCGCCACCGTAGAAACAGCCCTCTGCGTGGGGGCTGGGGGATCCAGTGGGTCCTTGGCCGATAAGCCGATCGTGCGCAATGGCAGGGGGCAGTTGGTGATTCCCGCTTCCCAACTGAAGGGGCGGTTGCGCCATGGCTGCGAACGGTTGGCCCGTGCCCTGGGTTGGCCCGTGTGTCAGTCACCCCGTGCGGAAAACCTATGCCCCCAGTGGGCGGATCTCTCCTCGGATCTCTCCGATCTGCAGATATTTGAGCGGCCTGACTATCAGGTTCCGAACTATCCCAAGCACCACTGTCTGATTTGCCAGATTTTTGGCAATCCGGTTCTCCCCTCTCGGCTGATCGCGGAGGATTTGGTCTGTGAGGTGGAGCCAGCGTTGTTACCGGAAGTCCTGCGGCCTGGGGTGACCCTTAACCGGCAACGGGGCACCGCAGAGGATCAAAAACTGTATTTTCTGGAAACGTCTCCCCCCCATGCCGATTTGATGTTTAAGGGGACGTTATTCCTCCCGTCTGACGCACCGGAGGAGGCTTTACCGCTGCTGCTCAGCGCTTTATACCAAATCCATGCGCTGGGTGGTAGCAAATCGGTGGGACTGGGCTGGGTGACCTGGACGGTTGGTAACGTTGATAAACTCAAACCCAGTGCGGAACAGTGGCAGAAACTGAAGGGAGAGCAGTAA